A portion of the Fibrobacter sp. UWT2 genome contains these proteins:
- a CDS encoding SpoIIE family protein phosphatase, translating to MGFNFRGLAFKQSLMILAAITVVFGLIFGIMSYKTQNMLNKMTVENGEETSRANVNYIDKLFNASKLIGEDLSHKLTDHPMTKSDMDDFLMQSLFNARNLVPQVVAVVVAYEPGMGPETPKGEYMRLARFNHTDTKLVTGANYQDKEWYASTRDGKTARWQEPFIGEFVPEPIAVYTIPLFKKDKNGEDVLVGVLAIDMSIEFLKDEIGSIPISNSGYALITTAKNLAVAYPKELAQGKRNRDIIVKEKRGNSLTNFDRKGRDNSGLFIGTVADGEESAIYYTTINSTNWTFMVVWPIQKYLEDQSAMRRLFLMMALGGYGVILVIILLISFRVAKPLKDLTIAARKLGRGNFDVAIPKITGHDEVAEFAWAFSNMLTEIKDNIEKQKDMKRIERELDLARNIQLSMLPGEERDENSDDDRHELAPFLLPAKEVGGDFYDFFKIDNDHLCVVIGDVSGKGVAAALFMMVARIILRTMTKNLKSISEAFNKTNYALAKRNRLNMFVTVWAGIIDLRTGHIDFASAGHNPPVVRHKDGSTEFIPSKSSIVMAAMENTVYKQQSYDLGAGDTLFLYTDGVTEATDSNNELFNNDRLIEVIRKGGELSPANTCSLVKKEIDNFVQDVPQFDDITMLAVKYNGSDEPVWERYEKTIDVMGSNKGELKSFVEDILTPMDGAKKMQMQDAWERYEKIVDVIPENQDILTAFVEGILAPMEGSMKSQMQINIAIDEIYSNIVKFSGATEVTLIVEIRKATLSARLTFIDNGKPYDPIKQADPDISLPAEEREIGGLGIFIVKKTMDSVCYRRNGDKNELAITKTL from the coding sequence ATGGGATTTAATTTCCGAGGACTTGCCTTTAAGCAGTCCTTGATGATTCTCGCGGCTATTACAGTCGTGTTCGGCTTGATTTTTGGCATCATGAGTTACAAGACTCAGAACATGCTAAACAAGATGACCGTCGAGAACGGCGAAGAAACAAGCCGCGCCAACGTGAACTACATCGACAAGCTCTTTAACGCAAGCAAGCTCATTGGCGAGGACTTGTCGCACAAACTGACCGATCACCCCATGACCAAAAGCGACATGGACGACTTTTTGATGCAGTCGCTCTTTAACGCCCGCAACCTGGTGCCCCAAGTGGTCGCCGTGGTAGTCGCCTACGAACCGGGCATGGGCCCTGAAACACCGAAGGGTGAATACATGAGGCTCGCCCGCTTCAATCACACCGATACCAAGCTCGTGACCGGCGCCAATTACCAAGACAAGGAATGGTACGCCAGCACCAGAGACGGCAAGACCGCCCGCTGGCAGGAACCGTTCATCGGTGAATTTGTCCCGGAGCCGATTGCTGTGTACACCATTCCCCTTTTCAAGAAAGACAAGAATGGCGAAGACGTACTGGTCGGCGTACTTGCAATAGACATGTCTATCGAGTTCCTTAAAGACGAAATCGGATCGATTCCTATTTCGAACTCAGGGTACGCCCTGATTACCACCGCCAAGAACTTGGCTGTGGCGTACCCCAAGGAACTTGCCCAAGGCAAAAGAAACCGCGACATTATTGTCAAAGAAAAACGAGGCAACAGCTTAACCAATTTTGACCGCAAAGGCCGCGACAACAGCGGGCTGTTTATCGGTACGGTTGCCGACGGCGAAGAATCGGCCATTTACTACACCACCATCAATTCGACCAACTGGACATTCATGGTCGTGTGGCCCATTCAGAAATACCTGGAAGACCAGAGCGCCATGCGCAGGCTGTTCTTGATGATGGCTCTCGGCGGATACGGCGTAATACTCGTAATTATCTTGCTGATTTCGTTCCGCGTGGCAAAGCCGCTCAAGGACTTGACCATTGCGGCCCGCAAGCTCGGGCGCGGAAACTTCGACGTGGCGATTCCGAAAATCACGGGTCATGACGAAGTGGCCGAATTCGCGTGGGCGTTCTCGAACATGCTCACCGAAATCAAAGACAACATTGAAAAGCAGAAGGACATGAAGCGTATCGAACGCGAACTGGACCTTGCCCGAAACATTCAGCTTTCGATGCTGCCCGGCGAAGAACGCGACGAAAATTCTGACGATGACCGCCACGAACTCGCACCGTTCCTGCTGCCCGCCAAGGAAGTGGGTGGCGACTTCTACGACTTCTTCAAGATTGACAATGATCATTTGTGTGTAGTGATCGGCGACGTGTCCGGCAAGGGCGTTGCAGCGGCCCTATTCATGATGGTTGCCCGCATTATCTTGCGCACCATGACCAAGAACCTGAAGTCTATCAGCGAAGCGTTCAACAAGACCAACTACGCTCTTGCCAAGCGCAACCGCCTGAATATGTTCGTAACCGTGTGGGCAGGCATTATCGACCTGCGCACGGGCCATATCGACTTTGCCTCGGCAGGTCACAACCCGCCCGTGGTAAGACACAAAGACGGCTCTACCGAATTTATCCCGAGCAAGTCGAGCATAGTTATGGCCGCCATGGAAAATACGGTTTACAAGCAGCAAAGCTACGACCTGGGAGCTGGCGACACGCTGTTCCTTTACACCGACGGCGTCACCGAAGCTACCGACAGCAACAACGAGCTGTTCAACAACGACAGACTCATTGAAGTCATAAGGAAGGGTGGCGAATTGAGCCCTGCCAACACCTGTTCCTTGGTCAAGAAAGAAATCGACAACTTTGTACAAGACGTTCCGCAGTTTGACGACATCACCATGCTCGCCGTCAAATACAACGGAAGCGATGAACCCGTATGGGAACGCTACGAAAAGACAATTGACGTTATGGGCAGCAACAAGGGCGAACTCAAATCGTTTGTCGAAGATATCTTGACACCAATGGATGGAGCAAAGAAAATGCAAATGCAAGACGCCTGGGAGCGTTATGAAAAAATAGTGGATGTCATTCCCGAAAACCAGGACATCCTGACGGCCTTTGTGGAAGGAATCCTCGCCCCGATGGAAGGCTCCATGAAGTCCCAGATGCAGATCAACATCGCGATTGACGAAATCTACAGCAACATCGTGAAGTTCTCGGGCGCAACGGAAGTGACCTTGATTGTGGAAATCCGCAAGGCAACGCTTTCGGCAAGGCTCACCTTCATTGACAACGGGAAGCCCTACGATCCCATTAAGCAGGCCGACCCCGACATTTCGCTCCCTGCCGAAGAACGTGAAATCGGCGGACTTGGAATCTTTATCGTGAAAAAGACCATGGATAGCGTATGTTACCGTAGAAACGGCGACAAGAACGAACTGGCAATCACCAAGACTTTATAA
- a CDS encoding Rne/Rng family ribonuclease gives MANKCKRGILISKTPYEKRIAIMEDGELVELVVEGVSSNRVLGNIYKGVVQKVLPALKAAFIDIGLEKAGFLHQEDAMDRNELLRREYGDDDDEDGSSKEVSIDEILQEGQEIMVQVVKEPISTKGARLTTHLSFAGRFLVCMPGTNFIGVSKRERDPAKRREFKKVVRRLKGRDVGYIVRTNGLNESEFEINKQMRELESKWEQTKYNFENQPAETCIYEESDSIEQTVREYFSDNTDYVYIDNRDEYFALREYLKVLSPDKLDKVKLWSSNESLFEYFKIENDYARSLQRQVSLPRGGNLVIEQTEALVSIDVNTGPKVHGKDQGKIILETNIDACYEIAKQLRLRDVGGLIIIDFIDMESEEDNEKVYQEFRKAIRRDKAPISPAPISQFGLMEVTRKRVRVNLMTEKTERCPVCDGDGRIATLESTLGMIDRWMARAKAKGKLREVTLVVSAQVIDVLCKDHNRMFNYLEYKHGMSISLVEDEHAHINQFWFYDKNNEDITDLYKFV, from the coding sequence ATGGCAAATAAGTGCAAGCGCGGAATTTTGATTAGTAAGACCCCTTACGAAAAACGTATCGCCATCATGGAAGACGGCGAACTCGTTGAACTTGTCGTCGAGGGTGTTTCTTCTAACCGAGTTCTGGGCAATATTTATAAGGGCGTGGTCCAGAAGGTGCTTCCGGCACTCAAGGCTGCGTTCATTGATATTGGCCTTGAAAAGGCAGGCTTTTTGCATCAAGAAGACGCCATGGACAGAAACGAACTTCTCCGTCGCGAATATGGTGATGACGATGATGAAGACGGTTCTTCCAAGGAAGTCTCTATTGATGAAATCCTGCAAGAAGGCCAGGAAATCATGGTTCAGGTGGTCAAGGAACCGATTAGCACCAAGGGTGCTCGTCTGACCACTCACCTGAGCTTTGCAGGTCGTTTCCTCGTGTGCATGCCGGGCACCAACTTCATTGGTGTCTCCAAGCGTGAACGCGACCCGGCCAAGCGCCGCGAATTCAAGAAGGTGGTCCGCCGCCTCAAGGGTCGCGACGTGGGCTATATCGTTCGTACCAACGGTCTGAACGAATCCGAATTCGAAATCAACAAGCAGATGCGTGAACTCGAAAGCAAGTGGGAACAGACGAAGTACAACTTCGAAAACCAGCCTGCCGAAACCTGCATCTACGAAGAATCCGATTCTATTGAACAGACTGTGCGCGAATACTTCAGCGATAACACCGACTACGTGTATATCGACAACCGCGACGAATACTTCGCCCTGCGTGAATACCTCAAGGTGCTCTCGCCGGACAAGCTCGACAAGGTGAAGCTCTGGAGCAGCAACGAAAGCCTGTTCGAATACTTCAAGATCGAAAACGACTACGCACGTTCCCTGCAGCGTCAGGTATCGCTTCCGCGTGGTGGTAACCTCGTCATCGAACAGACCGAAGCTCTCGTCTCTATTGACGTGAACACCGGACCGAAGGTGCACGGCAAGGACCAGGGCAAGATCATCCTCGAAACCAACATCGACGCCTGCTACGAGATTGCAAAGCAGCTGCGTCTGCGCGACGTGGGTGGCCTTATCATTATCGACTTTATCGATATGGAATCCGAAGAAGACAACGAAAAGGTCTACCAGGAATTCCGCAAGGCAATCCGCCGCGACAAGGCCCCGATCAGCCCCGCTCCCATCAGCCAGTTTGGCCTTATGGAAGTCACCCGTAAGCGCGTCCGCGTGAACCTGATGACTGAAAAGACCGAACGCTGCCCGGTGTGCGACGGCGATGGCCGCATTGCAACGCTCGAATCCACGCTCGGCATGATCGATCGCTGGATGGCACGCGCCAAGGCCAAGGGCAAGCTCCGCGAAGTCACTCTCGTGGTAAGCGCCCAGGTGATCGACGTGCTCTGCAAGGACCACAACCGCATGTTCAACTACTTGGAATACAAGCATGGCATGAGCATCAGCCTGGTCGAAGACGAACACGCCCATATCAACCAGTTCTGGTTCTACGACAAGAACAACGAAGACATTACCGACCTCTACAAGTTCGTGTAA
- the pta gene encoding phosphate acetyltransferase: MNRVYLVASANMEAKVKEVMDAVAGAGLIAAAYKPCVNGADAVKELKAHNSAVLMEKIAADFLSQDFDSVDAVVVEGAQGMSDVMAQKYNDSLATALDAKIYSDGEDADLFCPKRLLACCKCLAADLAAEPAERKTSQAMFRAGLLLKASKAKKRIVLPEGSEPRTVQAAKLVIDRKIAVPVLIGKKDEIFAVAKEQGVALPADIEIIEPSAELAEKYVPTLVELRKSKGMTEDQARAALADNVMLGTMMLKMGEVDGLVSGAIHSTADTLRPALQVIKCAPGVKSVSSVFFMCMPDKTYIYGDCAINLNPTAEELAGIAQQCDDTAKAFGLPSRVALLSYSTMNSGKGPDADLVREATKIVKEARPEMLVDGPLQYDAATVPSVGSLKAPGSTVAGKATVFVFPSLSAGNIGYKAVQRSAHGTIAIGPMLQGLAKPVNDLSRGALVEDIVYTIALTAVQAN, encoded by the coding sequence ATGAATCGAGTGTATTTGGTCGCCTCCGCCAATATGGAAGCCAAAGTCAAGGAAGTCATGGATGCAGTCGCAGGTGCCGGCCTAATTGCTGCCGCCTACAAGCCCTGCGTGAACGGTGCCGACGCCGTCAAGGAACTGAAGGCCCACAATTCCGCCGTGCTTATGGAAAAGATCGCGGCCGACTTTCTTTCGCAGGACTTTGATTCCGTAGACGCCGTGGTGGTCGAAGGTGCACAGGGCATGAGCGACGTGATGGCCCAGAAGTACAATGATTCTTTGGCTACCGCCCTCGACGCCAAGATTTATTCTGACGGTGAAGACGCCGACTTGTTCTGCCCCAAGCGCCTGCTCGCTTGCTGCAAGTGCCTCGCTGCAGACCTTGCCGCCGAACCCGCCGAACGCAAGACCAGCCAGGCCATGTTCCGCGCAGGCCTTCTCCTCAAGGCTTCCAAGGCCAAGAAGCGCATTGTGCTCCCTGAAGGTTCTGAACCGCGTACCGTGCAGGCCGCAAAGCTCGTGATTGACCGCAAGATCGCCGTGCCCGTGCTCATCGGCAAGAAGGACGAAATCTTCGCCGTTGCCAAGGAACAGGGCGTTGCTCTCCCGGCTGACATTGAAATTATCGAACCGTCTGCAGAACTCGCTGAAAAGTACGTGCCGACTCTCGTGGAACTCCGCAAGTCCAAGGGCATGACTGAAGACCAGGCCCGCGCCGCTCTTGCCGACAATGTAATGCTCGGCACCATGATGCTCAAGATGGGCGAAGTGGACGGCCTTGTTTCTGGCGCCATCCACTCTACCGCCGACACCTTGCGCCCTGCCTTGCAGGTGATCAAGTGCGCTCCGGGCGTGAAGTCCGTGAGCTCCGTGTTCTTCATGTGCATGCCGGACAAGACCTACATTTACGGCGACTGCGCCATTAACCTGAACCCGACCGCCGAAGAACTCGCCGGCATTGCCCAGCAGTGCGACGACACCGCTAAGGCCTTCGGCCTCCCGAGCCGTGTCGCACTCCTCAGCTACAGCACCATGAACAGCGGCAAGGGCCCGGATGCAGACCTGGTTCGCGAAGCAACCAAGATTGTGAAGGAAGCACGCCCCGAAATGCTCGTCGATGGTCCACTGCAGTACGACGCCGCGACCGTGCCGAGCGTCGGTTCCCTGAAGGCCCCGGGCAGCACCGTCGCCGGCAAGGCTACCGTGTTCGTGTTCCCGAGCCTTTCTGCCGGTAACATCGGCTACAAGGCCGTGCAGCGCAGCGCCCATGGCACCATCGCTATTGGCCCGATGTTGCAGGGCTTGGCTAAGCCGGTGAACGACCTTAGCCGCGGCGCCCTTGTGGAAGACATCGTTTACACGATTGCTTTGACCGCCGTACAGGCTAATTAG
- a CDS encoding fibro-slime domain-containing protein, with protein MTLLVVNTFAQDCVAIAHVVYDGNNLFYADNEANFKYKQLSKDDDGTFKVCFTQERLEGSDRQGREDVRQLRFGSFCAEGKDTCASYLNEGHEPFLAELFPEYKNGVDSQQVFEVWIQINADGTLTTTDEKPVIVEPAKKTIRFLAPWSNTGVVIMLNGKADYTTPVGSPYCGWFEYRAVLTPKDAYVSFKQTIGDLHIGAEGASKEEIPVEQEIKLDSLLQASDTVWIVGSKYSEPELYTEFPGELGDCPIKKLPVMMFDWLHGDGSDEENTIAQANTTSQDFGTGGCKNDNGHQVMRNMVERELGPNGVPVPAADFPSNCKTTEHLGNWFLPEVVATDAAGNSYTNATCRDLELTLTDDGFWFGQKNKDSEEKGLFFLDDFQFLDEAGTVPNPMYDSILGDSTIGRHNYGFTMKIQATFEYVPGQYFEFLGDDDVWVFINNKLVVDIGGQHTQIEGKVKLDTIGKNNPAEKLVPGETYPFHIFYAERHRNESNFKMRTSMDLKAEASMFLTDLSDDPKLIVKEVWQIVRETVLACDFSTSPEKQHTELGPSNFTLYGKSLDKNGVALKTLDSAYYSGITVTNDFTMITIDTKAITKAQALPPGNYYVRVRLKTNPDDYKDIPFTIEPYELPNLAFASVKDSVYTIVDFDTQDTLNFTEYWSPFGDELSRDISSDTLPINLIRDNSEKLWAGQSYLVNIMYAEEWAMIYNGIAVNIKTSTPNLTICDAMGNPIDQVLLMGGRARFFVKATDEVIDGVLTVSTEGSKNKEIHWTKINIAVPPVPQIENAYIYDRTGDGRADSIWIKLTKPIDARTIVDSVKFLFQEDYEEYKVTKVAYKVDGYNIGDVSLSITAPGASFESPIFTGGKNSPYAGLINIWYTYTDEDNKMAHFPVDGSLTDMVGPVITAAEVKYLKDGNTQVTLTFSEGIDGTEAHTELFRFHCWKNNVQDSIVKSASDILTSPEDQWKLIFPKGLDTDIIPAVGDSVRFMPPSQIGMARDLVGVAPHELNPWIRITGEQKVTVTSPKVVSLSTESETFDSARVIIQSPEATVPKLVSTETTMSADQVAAQYGTQGHYLGDLDMAELVENEIAEIVKAVQNKSDGYKSKEDAKLEEETGVPAKTYTLKEIIAAVDAGTMTINEAKKQYGLSEVIVDAYKNNLLTSENLGNYERGTKADVQKIVSAVADKTELRYEAIYYSSLGHYVNSHSGTITCNDDIFKEGGKQNCLENDGRLFLAWNMRSDNGRLAATGVYIARLIFRVKVNTKVIVDRTQDFLWGVRRGQVNAIDLGL; from the coding sequence TTGACCCTTTTAGTTGTTAACACATTTGCGCAGGACTGTGTAGCCATAGCCCATGTTGTATACGATGGCAACAACCTTTTCTACGCAGACAATGAAGCCAATTTCAAGTACAAGCAACTGAGCAAAGACGACGACGGTACGTTTAAAGTCTGCTTCACTCAGGAACGTCTTGAAGGTTCCGACCGTCAAGGTCGAGAAGACGTGCGCCAGCTGCGCTTCGGTTCTTTCTGCGCCGAGGGCAAGGATACCTGCGCCTCTTACTTGAACGAAGGCCACGAACCCTTCCTCGCGGAACTGTTCCCGGAATATAAGAACGGCGTCGATAGCCAGCAGGTCTTTGAGGTCTGGATCCAGATTAATGCTGACGGTACGCTGACGACTACCGATGAAAAACCTGTTATTGTAGAACCGGCCAAGAAGACGATCCGTTTCCTTGCTCCCTGGAGCAACACGGGCGTGGTCATTATGTTGAACGGCAAGGCCGACTACACGACTCCGGTGGGAAGTCCCTACTGCGGCTGGTTCGAATACCGCGCCGTACTGACCCCCAAAGATGCCTACGTGTCGTTTAAGCAGACTATCGGCGATTTGCATATCGGTGCCGAAGGCGCCTCCAAGGAAGAAATTCCCGTGGAGCAGGAAATCAAGCTGGACTCCTTGCTTCAAGCTTCTGACACCGTCTGGATTGTGGGCTCCAAGTATAGCGAACCGGAACTCTATACGGAATTTCCCGGTGAACTGGGCGATTGCCCCATCAAGAAACTCCCGGTCATGATGTTTGACTGGCTGCATGGCGATGGTAGCGACGAAGAAAATACCATTGCACAAGCCAACACTACCAGCCAGGACTTCGGTACTGGCGGATGCAAGAACGACAATGGTCACCAGGTGATGAGGAACATGGTCGAACGTGAACTCGGCCCGAACGGCGTGCCTGTTCCTGCCGCCGACTTCCCCAGCAATTGCAAAACGACAGAACACCTCGGCAACTGGTTCTTGCCCGAAGTCGTTGCTACGGATGCAGCCGGCAACAGCTACACCAACGCCACTTGCCGCGACCTTGAACTGACGCTTACCGACGATGGTTTCTGGTTCGGCCAGAAGAACAAGGATAGCGAAGAAAAGGGTCTGTTCTTCTTGGATGACTTCCAGTTCCTCGACGAAGCTGGTACCGTGCCGAACCCCATGTACGACAGCATTCTGGGCGATTCGACCATTGGCCGTCACAACTATGGCTTCACCATGAAGATTCAGGCTACCTTTGAATATGTGCCTGGCCAGTACTTTGAATTCCTGGGTGACGACGACGTTTGGGTGTTCATCAACAACAAGCTGGTGGTGGACATCGGCGGTCAGCATACGCAGATCGAAGGCAAGGTCAAGCTCGATACCATCGGCAAGAACAATCCTGCTGAAAAACTGGTTCCTGGAGAAACCTATCCCTTCCACATCTTCTACGCCGAACGTCACCGCAACGAATCGAACTTCAAGATGCGTACCTCCATGGACTTGAAGGCCGAAGCCAGCATGTTCCTGACAGACTTGTCGGATGACCCGAAGTTGATTGTCAAGGAAGTGTGGCAGATCGTGCGCGAAACGGTTCTCGCTTGCGACTTCTCTACAAGCCCCGAAAAGCAGCACACCGAACTCGGTCCGTCGAACTTTACTTTGTACGGAAAGAGCCTCGACAAGAATGGTGTCGCCCTCAAGACACTCGATTCCGCTTACTACAGCGGCATTACCGTGACAAACGACTTCACCATGATTACGATTGACACCAAGGCAATCACCAAGGCTCAGGCGTTGCCGCCCGGCAACTACTATGTCCGCGTGCGCCTTAAGACCAATCCGGATGATTACAAGGATATTCCGTTTACTATTGAACCGTATGAACTGCCGAATCTCGCCTTTGCAAGCGTAAAGGATTCTGTTTACACCATCGTGGATTTTGACACCCAGGATACTCTGAATTTCACGGAATACTGGAGCCCCTTTGGCGATGAACTGAGCCGCGACATTTCTAGCGATACCTTGCCCATCAACTTGATCAGGGACAATTCCGAAAAGCTCTGGGCTGGACAATCTTACCTCGTCAACATCATGTATGCCGAAGAATGGGCTATGATCTACAATGGCATTGCCGTGAACATCAAGACTTCGACTCCGAATCTGACGATTTGCGACGCCATGGGTAACCCCATTGACCAGGTGCTGCTGATGGGTGGCCGCGCAAGGTTCTTTGTGAAGGCGACCGACGAAGTGATCGACGGTGTACTCACTGTCTCGACCGAAGGCTCCAAGAACAAGGAAATTCACTGGACCAAGATCAACATCGCGGTGCCTCCGGTTCCGCAGATTGAAAACGCCTATATCTACGACCGTACAGGTGATGGTCGCGCCGACAGCATCTGGATTAAGCTGACCAAGCCGATCGATGCACGAACCATTGTCGATTCTGTCAAGTTCCTGTTCCAGGAAGACTACGAAGAATACAAGGTGACCAAGGTCGCCTACAAGGTCGACGGCTACAACATCGGCGATGTCTCTCTTTCAATTACGGCTCCGGGTGCAAGCTTCGAATCACCCATCTTTACCGGTGGCAAGAATAGCCCTTATGCTGGCTTGATCAACATCTGGTACACCTACACTGACGAAGACAACAAGATGGCGCATTTCCCTGTTGACGGTTCCTTGACGGATATGGTAGGCCCGGTGATTACCGCCGCCGAAGTCAAGTACCTGAAAGACGGCAATACGCAGGTGACATTGACCTTCAGTGAAGGCATTGACGGCACCGAAGCCCACACCGAATTGTTTAGGTTCCATTGCTGGAAGAACAACGTCCAGGATTCCATTGTCAAGAGTGCAAGCGACATTCTGACCTCTCCTGAAGATCAGTGGAAGCTCATCTTCCCGAAGGGCCTCGATACCGACATTATTCCTGCCGTGGGCGACTCCGTGCGCTTTATGCCGCCGTCTCAGATTGGTATGGCCCGCGACCTTGTGGGAGTTGCTCCGCATGAATTGAACCCCTGGATTCGCATTACCGGTGAACAGAAGGTGACCGTGACCAGCCCGAAGGTGGTAAGCCTTTCTACCGAATCGGAAACCTTCGATAGTGCCCGCGTGATTATCCAGAGCCCCGAAGCGACCGTGCCCAAGCTGGTTTCTACCGAGACGACCATGTCGGCTGACCAGGTGGCTGCACAGTACGGCACGCAGGGTCATTACCTGGGCGACTTGGACATGGCTGAACTTGTGGAAAACGAAATCGCCGAAATCGTGAAGGCGGTGCAGAACAAGTCCGATGGCTACAAGAGCAAGGAAGATGCAAAGCTCGAAGAAGAAACGGGCGTTCCTGCCAAGACCTATACGCTTAAGGAAATCATTGCCGCTGTTGACGCTGGCACCATGACGATCAATGAAGCCAAAAAGCAATACGGCTTGAGCGAAGTCATCGTGGACGCCTACAAGAACAACCTCTTGACTAGCGAAAACCTGGGTAACTACGAACGCGGAACCAAGGCCGACGTCCAGAAAATCGTGAGCGCCGTCGCCGACAAGACTGAGTTGCGTTACGAGGCGATCTACTATTCGAGCCTGGGTCACTACGTGAACAGCCATTCGGGTACCATTACCTGTAACGATGACATCTTCAAGGAAGGCGGCAAGCAGAACTGCCTCGAAAATGATGGCCGACTCTTCTTGGCATGGAATATGCGTTCCGATAACGGACGTCTGGCTGCAACCGGCGTCTATATCGCCCGACTCATTTTCCGCGTGAAGGTGAACACCAAGGTCATCGTCGACCGCACGCAGGACTTCCTGTGGGGCGTGCGTCGCGGCCAGGTAAACGCCATCGATTTGGGCCTTTAG